CATCTGTTCCTCACTTAAGGCAGGATACAGATTGGTGGACAGCAGCCAGTTATTCACCTGAACCACCCGGTTGAACCGTGCTTGCCGCAGCATCCAGCCCACTCCTGTGAGCATTAGCGACAATAAGCCCTCTAGCATCCGGTTATTGAGCAGGGCCAGCTCCTCACGCGCATAGCTAACATAGTGGGTATAGGGCGAGCATACATACGAATTGTCATAGTCTGCTTCATTGACGGTAATCGGAACCGGCAGCCCATCGATGGTCAGCACCTTAACAGTTGTACTCACATTGGCGATAAAAGGTTGCGCTCCCCGCTCCAGCAGCGGTGTAAGATACTCCCGGGCATACCGCCCATACTCCGTATCCGGCCAGTCCAACTCCTGAGCAGATTCACGGTCATACTGCGTTACCCGGTTCTTCACGGCTTCCAGCTCCTCTCCACCCGGCGCAGCTTCACAGTTCCGGGCACGAAATTGTAGGCGGTAAAAGTCAGCTGCGGAGGGATACAGGACAGCCTCGCGAACAAGTGCGTCAGCTCTGTTGTAATCTGCTGCTCTGTGCCATGATCGGTGCCGGTTCGTGTACGATAGGAGATTTCCAGCTCAGTGAGGCTGTGCTGGATGACCCTGTAATGCTCAATGTCTGCGGAAGCCGCCAACACGGCCCGGGTAACGAAATCAGGGAATACCGTAACGTTCGTGCTGTCTGCCGCATGGCGCAGATACAGAATATCGTCGCAGCGTCCTTCGATCCGCTCAATGGCCGTGAACAGCGAACCACAGGGACACGGCTCTGCCGCTTCGGTCAGAATATCATTCAGCCGGTATCGGACGATGGGCTGCACACTTCTGGAGAAATCGGTCACGATGGGCACGAACCGGCGTGATTGTTCATCCAGCATTTCTTTGCCGATATGTACAATATCTTCATTGAGGTGCAGCGTCCCGTGGCTACAGGTAGCCCCGAGGAAGCCCTCGGTACACTGATAGGCCTGATGGACCTTCTGCCCGAAGGTCTGCTCAATCTGCTGCCGGTCGAGCGGGTCCAGCACTTCCGCAACCGCAATGATCCGGCGGGGATGCAGCTTCAGCTCACCTGATTGCTGTGCCTCAGCCAGCAGTCGCAGCATGGACGGCGGTGCAATCCAGATATCTGGCTGGTACTCCTTCATTCGGTTCAAGAGCCGGGGAAGCGGCTCCAGCAGATCGAAATACCGGAACTGCAGCCGTCCTTGCTTCACAGATTCATACAAATTACTGTTTGCCCGCAGGAAAAAAGCAATTCTCGCCCGCTTCCACAGTCCACCCGGCAAAAGCTTCGCGAGCACCGTACCGGTCCAGGCAGCCTGCTCTTCCTCTCCAACAAGAAAAATACCCCGGTTGCCGGAGGTTCCCGAGGATAACCCGACGGTGACGCCTTGCAGCGTAGGCTTGAAGTTCCTGCTGTTCTCCGCTTCATAGGCCTCGGCAAAGGCCTGCTCCTTCGTAATGCCAACTGTGTTGAGCTGATCGAAATTCTCCATCATCTCCTGCTTCCCGATTACGGGGAAGCTCCGCCAATCCTTGGACGGAATGCCTGCCCACAGCTCCCTGTAGAACTTCGAGCCCTGCCTCACCTTATCTGCATGGAGCCGGATACGCTTCTCCTGCCACTGCTCGAGCGCTGCCCGGTTCTTCCAGTGTCTGCCCCACTTAGTGAGAATATAATGGGTGATCACCAGTCTAATGCGCTTCATGTCACACTTCCTGTTCCCCAGTGCGCAAGCGCCTCGCGGCAATGGCTGGGCACAATCCGCAGCAGGGGAAATTGTTCATGCAGCTGACGCAGCCGCTCGAAATTGCGGTGGTATTCTGTCCGGCTGGACATGATCAGGCCTGCTGCCGGGTGCGGCTTACGGTTCTCCCGAAACGCCCGGCTCGACCAGACCGTATCTGCGCAGAGCAGATAATCATGCTCGCCGGTAGAGACGAATACGCCGATCATTCCGGCGGCATGGCCCGACAGCTCAACCGCCAGCAGGCTGCCGTCTCCAAGCAGATCATAGGCTTCCGAGAACGGAAGGCCTTGCGGCAGCGCACGCTTCGCCGAGGTTTCGTCCACAGGGATAGAGCGTAATCTGAAATCCTCCGGCAGCAGCCCGGGCAGGAATCCCGCCTTCGTAGCCCGCACAGGACCCAGCCCGCATACGGCATCGTAAGATTTCTGCAAATAAATATACTGTGCCTGCGGAAAATCCCGTACCCCGCCGATATGGTCGGCATGAAAATGCGACAGCACCACATACCGCACCTCCTCCGGCGAGATCCCGCCTGCCTGCAACTGCCGCACTGCACTCTCTTCCTCCTTGTAGACAACCGGAGTAATCTTGCGGTATAGGGAGGCTGGCAGACTCGCTGTCTCTTGGAAGAAACGCGCGCTGTAGCCTGTATCGAACAGGATGGGTCCGTATTCCGGATGCCGGATCAGGGCATAACCTGCCGGGAAGGTAACCGGCTTCAGTGTGCCTCCGCGCAGCGTCAGCCGCTCGGGATGCAGGCAATAGCCCGCAGACAATATAGATAATCCAACTGGAATTTCTGTAATCATTGCTGTTCCCTCCACCATTCTGCAAAGGCACGAAGTCCCTCGTCTGTTGTTATACGCGGTTGATAACCCAGTTGCTTGCGGGCCAGTGTAATATCCAGTGTCTGGGAGATACCGAGTGCGGCTGCAGAATAACGGGTCAGCAGCGGCTCCCCCGGGATAGGCAGCACCTTGTAAATCCCCTCCATTAGAGCCGCTGCGGTATAAGCTACCGGGTAGGGCAGACGCCGGGTGCGCAGCGGAAGCCCCAGCAGTGAGAATAGCCGGGTGACCAGCTCTTCGAACCTTAGCGGCTCACCATTGGTGATGTTGTAGACGCTGCCGGAAGCAGAGACCGGGGCTTCACAGCAGAGCAGCATGGCATCGACTACATTATCTACGCATGTGAGATCAAGCCGCGCCGCGCCGCCATTCATCAGCGGCACCCCCTTGCTCTCATTCGCTGCCAGCAGCCGGGGAAACAAGGCGTTGTCCATCGGGCCGAATATGGCTCTGGGCCGGAGCATGAAGGCAGTAAGTCCTTCACCCGAAGCCTGCCGGACTACCTGCTCGGCAATCAGCTTCGTTGCGGCATAAGCATTGGCCGGCCGCCCGGGAAGCGGATCACTCTCCCGGATGCCGAAGCGGGGCCGCTGGCTGGAATATACACTGGGCGTGGAGATATGAACAAGCCTTCCTACGCCATGCCGCTTGCACCCCTCAACTATATGGCTTGTAGCCTCCACATTGCATGTATAGAACTCCTTGTACTTCCCCCAAGGTGAGGACAAGGCTGCACAATGGAAGACAATATCCATTTTCCGGCAAAAGCTATAGGCAGTTTCCGGGTCACGCAGATCCCCGGCCAGGAACACTGCCCCTTCCTGCTCCAGCTGCTTCCCCTGCTCCGGGTTGCGTCCCTGCGCGTAGACCTCCCAGCCCATCCGGGCCAGCCTCCGGACGGTATGCCGTCCGAGAAATCCGGTTGCACCTGTTACCAGCGCTTTGGTCATGCCTCACCATTCCATTCTATATCTTCAGTTAACGCCTCTGTGATCGAGATGCGGTGACGCCTGGCTGTCTTCCAGGCGGCGTATACTATGCGGAACTGCTCGCGGGCAGGGCGGCGGTCATCCTTGCGGTAGACCACATCTGCTGCTCCAAACAGCGCCCGCCGCCAGCTGCGGAATCCTCCGTGGCCCGGCTTCAGCACGCAGCCCAGCATAGGCAGTGTCAGCATAGCTGTGCGGGCTGAACGTGGAACAATAATTGTTCCGCTCTGCACGAGCAGACCGGGATTCAGCAGCGCCTCCGTCAGCCCTTCCTCCGGCGTGAACAGATGAATACCGCTTGTTGCGCGCGGATTGCATTCAATCGGATACAACATGTCGTTCTCCGGTTCGATGAAATCGAATCCGATCTGGCCGCTGAAGCCGGTTGCTGCGGCGAACCGCTGGACCCATTCCAGAGCCGCAGGATGCTCCAGCGGTTCAAAATACAC
The window above is part of the Paenibacillus sp. FSL H8-0048 genome. Proteins encoded here:
- a CDS encoding NAD-dependent epimerase/dehydratase family protein is translated as MTKALVTGATGFLGRHTVRRLARMGWEVYAQGRNPEQGKQLEQEGAVFLAGDLRDPETAYSFCRKMDIVFHCAALSSPWGKYKEFYTCNVEATSHIVEGCKRHGVGRLVHISTPSVYSSQRPRFGIRESDPLPGRPANAYAATKLIAEQVVRQASGEGLTAFMLRPRAIFGPMDNALFPRLLAANESKGVPLMNGGAARLDLTCVDNVVDAMLLCCEAPVSASGSVYNITNGEPLRFEELVTRLFSLLGLPLRTRRLPYPVAYTAAALMEGIYKVLPIPGEPLLTRYSAAALGISQTLDITLARKQLGYQPRITTDEGLRAFAEWWREQQ
- a CDS encoding MBL fold metallo-hydrolase, with the protein product MITEIPVGLSILSAGYCLHPERLTLRGGTLKPVTFPAGYALIRHPEYGPILFDTGYSARFFQETASLPASLYRKITPVVYKEEESAVRQLQAGGISPEEVRYVVLSHFHADHIGGVRDFPQAQYIYLQKSYDAVCGLGPVRATKAGFLPGLLPEDFRLRSIPVDETSAKRALPQGLPFSEAYDLLGDGSLLAVELSGHAAGMIGVFVSTGEHDYLLCADTVWSSRAFRENRKPHPAAGLIMSSRTEYHRNFERLRQLHEQFPLLRIVPSHCREALAHWGTGSVT
- a CDS encoding F390 synthetase-related protein encodes the protein MKRIRLVITHYILTKWGRHWKNRAALEQWQEKRIRLHADKVRQGSKFYRELWAGIPSKDWRSFPVIGKQEMMENFDQLNTVGITKEQAFAEAYEAENSRNFKPTLQGVTVGLSSGTSGNRGIFLVGEEEQAAWTGTVLAKLLPGGLWKRARIAFFLRANSNLYESVKQGRLQFRYFDLLEPLPRLLNRMKEYQPDIWIAPPSMLRLLAEAQQSGELKLHPRRIIAVAEVLDPLDRQQIEQTFGQKVHQAYQCTEGFLGATCSHGTLHLNEDIVHIGKEMLDEQSRRFVPIVTDFSRSVQPIVRYRLNDILTEAAEPCPCGSLFTAIERIEGRCDDILYLRHAADSTNVTVFPDFVTRAVLAASADIEHYRVIQHSLTELEISYRTRTGTDHGTEQQITTELTHLFARLSCIPPQLTFTAYNFVPGTVKLRRVERSWKP